The Verrucomicrobium spinosum DSM 4136 = JCM 18804 genome includes a region encoding these proteins:
- a CDS encoding glycosyltransferase family 2 protein, with protein sequence MQAEDSPTFVRPHPRVSIGMPVFNAEKFLREAVESVLMQDLQDFELVISDNASTDATRSICEAFAQRDSRIRYHRNSKNLGLSQNFKKVVKLAQGTYFTWLAHDDSFASPAYLSEHVRYLEQHPDVVLCGCTMRVFDQENPGKPDDRELSPILPHQDWREARLAFFRWPQPEIHFVLYGVYRRDILLKVPLDGRQHRGQPVATDMEYPILASLCRFGRIVALPQPLRNSRSVATSAACRDMERFSKFDHFCLAFKMRLTLVKIALRVSAPAKEKLKLLAVVLGNFTRAHLGQVPRFMECLKELRREAANLHAVCDERLLLIQNLSKELKRKEDLVASLQAQLNQRSPSAERP encoded by the coding sequence ATGCAGGCTGAAGACTCTCCGACATTCGTCCGTCCCCACCCTCGGGTGAGCATCGGCATGCCTGTGTTCAATGCGGAGAAATTCCTTCGTGAGGCGGTCGAGTCTGTCCTGATGCAGGATCTGCAAGACTTCGAACTGGTGATCTCAGACAACGCATCAACAGATGCCACCCGCAGCATTTGTGAAGCCTTCGCCCAAAGGGATTCTCGCATCCGTTATCACAGAAATTCCAAGAACCTGGGACTAAGCCAGAATTTCAAGAAGGTGGTAAAACTGGCCCAAGGTACCTACTTCACCTGGCTGGCCCATGACGATTCATTCGCCAGCCCCGCTTATCTCTCCGAGCACGTCCGGTATCTTGAGCAGCATCCCGACGTGGTCCTGTGCGGTTGCACCATGAGGGTCTTTGACCAGGAGAATCCTGGCAAGCCGGATGACCGTGAGCTGAGCCCCATCCTTCCCCACCAGGACTGGAGAGAGGCCCGACTCGCTTTTTTTCGCTGGCCGCAACCTGAGATCCACTTTGTCCTCTACGGCGTGTATCGGCGGGACATCCTCCTCAAAGTACCCTTGGACGGCCGGCAGCACCGTGGGCAGCCCGTGGCCACAGACATGGAATACCCCATCCTTGCCAGCTTGTGCCGGTTTGGGCGGATCGTGGCCCTGCCGCAGCCCTTGCGGAATTCGCGCTCAGTGGCGACCTCTGCCGCCTGCCGGGACATGGAGCGGTTCTCCAAGTTCGATCACTTTTGCCTGGCTTTTAAAATGAGGCTGACGCTGGTCAAGATCGCTCTGCGGGTCAGCGCTCCAGCCAAAGAGAAGCTTAAACTGCTGGCGGTCGTCCTGGGCAATTTCACGCGGGCGCACCTCGGTCAGGTCCCCCGTTTCATGGAGTGCCTCAAAGAGCTGCGAAGGGAGGCCGCCAACCTTCATGCCGTCTGCGACGAGCGACTCCTTTTGATTCAGAATTTGTCCAAAGAACTGAAGCGCAAGGAAGATCTCGTGGCTTCCCTTCAGGCGCAGTTGAACCAGCGCTCACCTTCCGCGGAGCGCCCATAG
- a CDS encoding dTDP-4-dehydrorhamnose 3,5-epimerase family protein: protein MIFTPSTIPEVMIVEPEPHHDARGFLARTYCEGEFACRGLNTRWPQQNHTLTKGRGSVRGLHWQADPASEIKLVRCLAGCALDVVVDVRPDSPTFGTWELHELSAASRRAIYIPAGFAHGFQCLTDECELFYLMSERHAPALARGLNASDPTLAIPWPLPVVNRSERDVNLPLWSDFAKPAVG, encoded by the coding sequence ATGATTTTCACTCCCTCCACCATCCCTGAGGTGATGATTGTCGAACCTGAGCCGCATCATGATGCGCGGGGTTTTCTTGCACGCACCTATTGTGAGGGCGAGTTTGCCTGCCGGGGGCTGAACACCCGCTGGCCACAGCAAAACCATACTCTGACCAAGGGGCGGGGCAGCGTCCGGGGCCTTCATTGGCAGGCAGATCCGGCCTCGGAAATCAAGCTGGTCCGCTGTCTCGCCGGCTGCGCATTGGACGTGGTCGTGGACGTGCGTCCGGACTCTCCCACCTTTGGCACATGGGAGCTGCATGAACTTTCCGCCGCCAGCCGGCGGGCCATTTACATCCCAGCGGGATTCGCGCACGGCTTTCAATGCCTGACCGACGAGTGCGAACTGTTTTACCTGATGTCGGAACGCCATGCCCCGGCGCTGGCACGGGGGCTGAACGCCAGCGATCCCACCCTGGCCATTCCCTGGCCCCTCCCGGTGGTGAACCGCTCCGAGAGGGATGTGAATCTTCCGCTGTGGTCGGATTTTGCGAAGCCGGCAGTCGGGTAG
- a CDS encoding YciI family protein, with the protein MKYICLGYIEPNKLESMTESERNAMMDECFSYDDELRRNGHFAGGEALQGPQSAATLRWENGKVAVTDGPYAETKEQIGGILILEARDLNHAIQLMSKHPGVKAGPFEIRPAADLSGMVQQSEERRADA; encoded by the coding sequence ATGAAATACATCTGCCTCGGATACATCGAACCCAACAAGCTTGAATCCATGACGGAAAGTGAGCGCAACGCCATGATGGACGAGTGCTTCTCTTACGACGATGAGCTGCGCCGCAACGGCCACTTCGCCGGTGGCGAGGCCCTCCAGGGTCCGCAGTCCGCTGCCACCCTGCGCTGGGAGAACGGCAAGGTGGCTGTGACCGATGGGCCCTATGCCGAAACGAAGGAGCAAATCGGCGGCATCCTCATCCTGGAGGCGCGAGACCTGAATCATGCCATCCAGCTCATGTCCAAACACCCCGGTGTGAAGGCGGGCCCGTTCGAGATCCGCCCCGCCGCAGATCTCAGCGGCATGGTGCAGCAGAGTGAAGAACGCCGCGCCGATGCCTGA
- a CDS encoding dihydrofolate reductase family protein, whose translation MSKLRVHSFGMSLDGFGAGPDQSFENPLGVGGFDLHQWFFPTRTFQQMHGDGDGTTGIDNDFAQRGMTNIGAWILGRNMFAHSRGPWVDDGWKGWWGENPPYHVPVFILTHHARPSIEMEGGTTFHFVTDGIHAALARAKAAAGDKDVRIGGGAATIRQYLEAGLVDEMHLAIAPVALGHGESLLAGIDLRQLGYKCSEHVNSESAMHVVFSK comes from the coding sequence ATGTCCAAGCTTCGTGTACACAGTTTTGGAATGTCCCTCGACGGTTTTGGAGCCGGCCCCGATCAGAGCTTCGAGAATCCCCTGGGAGTCGGTGGCTTTGATCTCCACCAGTGGTTCTTCCCTACCCGCACCTTTCAGCAGATGCATGGGGACGGTGACGGCACCACCGGAATCGACAACGACTTTGCCCAACGGGGCATGACGAACATCGGCGCGTGGATTCTAGGACGCAACATGTTCGCCCATTCCCGAGGACCCTGGGTGGATGATGGTTGGAAAGGCTGGTGGGGCGAGAACCCGCCGTATCACGTGCCCGTCTTCATCCTCACCCACCACGCCCGCCCCTCCATCGAGATGGAAGGAGGGACCACCTTCCACTTCGTGACCGATGGCATCCACGCTGCGCTGGCGCGTGCGAAAGCGGCGGCAGGTGACAAGGACGTACGCATAGGAGGTGGGGCGGCCACGATCCGCCAGTATCTGGAGGCAGGTCTGGTGGATGAGATGCATCTCGCCATCGCTCCCGTTGCTCTGGGCCATGGGGAGAGCTTGCTGGCGGGTATTGATCTCCGGCAACTCGGCTACAAGTGCAGCGAGCATGTGAACAGCGAGTCAGCGATGCATGTGGTCTTCAGCAAGTAG
- a CDS encoding TylF/MycF/NovP-related O-methyltransferase translates to MFDFTGKKSRLFSERLQKVTAERDEARRQRDKQKALSEQRRVRLEEMATSLAAARAAAVPAFPPGFTVPPGNRWPEGEPPTFYADNLAVWAKHPAFMEDPQFLRAYHRGMQSGHHMARPRGSDADIHIEWRTHVVLWAARHGAGLAGDFVECGVNTGVYSLAICDFLDFNQLDKDFWLFDTFCGIPTEQMTDQEKAEGRAEMSAAYYSDCFEMVKNHFSPWPRARLVQGTIPDSLPRAPVRAVSFLSVDLNIALPERAAMEHFWPLLTPGAVVVLDDYGWGRHEEQRAAMDEFAARAGVPILCLPTGQGLLIKPQPALQR, encoded by the coding sequence ATGTTCGATTTCACGGGAAAGAAATCGCGGTTGTTTTCCGAGAGGCTCCAAAAAGTCACTGCGGAGCGGGACGAAGCGCGTCGCCAGCGGGACAAACAAAAGGCGCTGTCCGAGCAACGGCGAGTCCGCCTGGAGGAGATGGCAACCAGCCTCGCGGCCGCACGCGCCGCCGCCGTTCCAGCCTTTCCGCCAGGATTTACCGTACCACCTGGCAACCGGTGGCCCGAGGGCGAGCCCCCCACGTTCTATGCCGACAACCTGGCGGTCTGGGCCAAGCATCCTGCCTTCATGGAGGATCCGCAGTTCCTCCGCGCCTACCACCGTGGCATGCAGTCCGGCCACCACATGGCCCGCCCTCGCGGGAGCGATGCGGACATCCACATCGAGTGGCGCACCCATGTGGTGCTCTGGGCGGCCCGGCATGGCGCAGGCCTGGCGGGTGACTTCGTGGAGTGCGGTGTCAACACCGGCGTTTACTCGCTGGCCATTTGTGATTTCCTCGATTTCAACCAGCTCGACAAGGACTTCTGGCTCTTCGACACGTTTTGCGGCATCCCGACCGAACAGATGACGGACCAGGAAAAAGCCGAGGGCCGTGCCGAGATGAGCGCAGCCTACTACAGCGACTGCTTTGAAATGGTGAAAAACCATTTTTCCCCATGGCCCCGCGCCCGCCTGGTGCAAGGGACGATCCCCGATTCCCTGCCCCGCGCACCGGTGCGCGCCGTCAGCTTCCTGTCTGTGGACCTCAACATCGCCCTTCCCGAGCGGGCCGCCATGGAACACTTCTGGCCCCTGCTCACCCCCGGTGCCGTGGTGGTGCTGGATGACTATGGCTGGGGCCGGCACGAGGAGCAGCGCGCCGCCATGGACGAGTTTGCCGCCCGCGCGGGAGTGCCCATCCTCTGCCTCCCCACCGGGCAGGGCCTGCTGATCAAGCCGCAGCCGGCGCTGCAGCGTTGA
- a CDS encoding NAD-dependent epimerase/dehydratase family protein, producing the protein MRLIVTGARGFIGSAVCRLAIARGHEVLGLARRLEHASPELGDIAMGSLHDVPWHRVEKFRPDAALHLAWTATPGVNFHSPENALLVEQSAALFEGLAERGVRHLAGTGTFIEYATSPEPLVEDRSPLAPLNPYASAKAETLRRLQKTAGERGVGWSWFRVFNAYGEGEAPARMITATMLKLAAGQPAVVKTPASLRDYVHVSDVALGMLLALEQPLTGAVNLGTGAGVTVYDLALGIAQAVGADPALVQALHPPAEDIMPVAIAQSAKLRSTGWEPKVPLKEGLARLWASLQPPPG; encoded by the coding sequence ATGAGATTAATCGTCACCGGTGCCCGGGGGTTCATTGGTTCCGCCGTCTGCCGCCTCGCCATCGCGCGCGGGCATGAGGTGCTTGGCCTGGCCCGTCGGTTGGAGCATGCCTCACCCGAGTTGGGCGACATCGCCATGGGCTCCCTTCACGATGTGCCATGGCATCGGGTGGAAAAATTCCGCCCCGACGCAGCCCTCCACCTGGCGTGGACCGCCACCCCCGGCGTCAACTTCCACTCGCCGGAGAATGCGCTCCTGGTCGAGCAGAGCGCCGCCTTGTTCGAAGGACTCGCGGAGCGCGGCGTGAGGCATCTCGCGGGCACAGGGACCTTTATCGAGTACGCCACCTCTCCCGAGCCCTTGGTAGAAGACCGCTCTCCACTGGCACCGCTCAATCCCTACGCCAGCGCCAAGGCTGAGACGTTACGTCGATTGCAAAAGACCGCGGGCGAGCGGGGCGTGGGGTGGTCATGGTTCCGGGTGTTCAATGCCTACGGCGAAGGCGAGGCACCGGCCCGGATGATCACCGCGACGATGCTCAAACTCGCGGCAGGTCAGCCTGCCGTGGTGAAAACTCCCGCCAGCTTGCGGGACTATGTGCATGTGTCAGATGTGGCTCTGGGCATGCTCCTGGCTCTGGAGCAGCCTCTCACCGGAGCAGTGAACCTCGGCACCGGGGCGGGAGTCACCGTGTACGATCTCGCCCTGGGGATTGCGCAGGCGGTCGGGGCCGATCCTGCCCTCGTGCAGGCGCTCCATCCTCCGGCTGAAGACATCATGCCCGTGGCCATCGCTCAGAGTGCCAAACTCCGGTCCACCGGCTGGGAGCCAAAGGTGCCCTTGAAGGAGGGGCTCGCGCGCCTGTGGGCATCCCTCCAGCCTCCTCCGGGCTGA
- a CDS encoding alpha/beta hydrolase — protein sequence MVSLRQIVCTGLVAVSLPAVSQQPQSPPQTPPPAPAKKPERPQPPTRPFDAPSAPKFTRLDGKPGVNPPVDVNGDFVIGPDYTPAPESKAVEGVPQGKVQQFQMDSRECKLFNPGIARDEFGTVDPNNPKTLIVKTRPIDYKRTITVYVPAQYKAGTAAPFIVTHDGPGMGKPDMNLVRTLDNLIAQKRVPAMIAIMISSGGGDAQGHERGREYDTMSRLYAEFIETEVLPLVEKNYGVKLTKDPEGRATMGNSSGGSAALAMAWYRTDLYHRVITTSGTFVNQQWPFNPETPGGAWDFHDKLIPASPVKPLRIWMAVGDRDLLNPNVMRDNMHDWVEANHRMAKVLKAKGYPYQYVYCLNTGHSVGPAKAQFLPQALEWLWQGYPVEK from the coding sequence ATGGTATCCCTTCGTCAGATCGTCTGTACCGGCCTGGTGGCCGTCTCCCTTCCGGCTGTCAGCCAGCAGCCCCAGTCCCCACCTCAAACTCCGCCTCCAGCCCCGGCCAAGAAGCCCGAACGTCCCCAACCGCCGACCCGGCCGTTCGATGCGCCCAGCGCGCCCAAGTTCACCCGGCTGGATGGCAAGCCGGGGGTGAATCCGCCAGTGGATGTGAATGGAGATTTCGTCATTGGTCCAGATTACACGCCAGCCCCGGAGTCCAAGGCGGTGGAAGGGGTTCCTCAGGGGAAGGTTCAGCAATTCCAGATGGATTCCCGGGAGTGCAAACTTTTCAATCCCGGTATCGCCCGCGATGAGTTTGGCACGGTGGATCCGAACAATCCCAAGACTCTGATCGTCAAGACTCGCCCCATTGACTACAAGCGGACCATCACCGTGTACGTCCCGGCCCAATACAAGGCTGGCACCGCAGCGCCGTTCATCGTCACGCACGATGGACCCGGCATGGGCAAGCCGGACATGAACCTGGTCCGCACGCTGGACAACCTCATCGCCCAGAAGCGGGTGCCTGCCATGATCGCCATCATGATCTCCAGCGGCGGGGGCGATGCCCAAGGCCACGAGCGGGGCAGGGAATATGACACCATGTCCAGGCTCTATGCTGAGTTCATCGAGACTGAGGTGCTGCCTCTGGTGGAAAAGAACTACGGCGTGAAACTGACCAAAGACCCCGAAGGCCGCGCCACCATGGGCAACAGTTCCGGCGGCTCCGCCGCCCTCGCTATGGCCTGGTACCGGACCGACCTTTACCATCGAGTCATCACCACCTCGGGCACCTTTGTGAACCAGCAGTGGCCCTTCAATCCCGAGACTCCCGGTGGTGCCTGGGATTTTCATGACAAACTCATTCCCGCGAGCCCCGTCAAGCCGCTCCGCATCTGGATGGCTGTGGGGGATCGTGATCTCTTGAACCCCAACGTCATGCGCGACAACATGCACGACTGGGTGGAGGCCAATCACCGCATGGCCAAGGTGCTCAAGGCCAAAGGGTACCCGTATCAATATGTCTATTGCCTAAACACCGGCCACAGCGTCGGACCAGCCAAAGCGCAGTTTTTACCTCAGGCGCTGGAGTGGTTGTGGCAGGGGTATCCGGTGGAGAAGTAG
- a CDS encoding FKBP-type peptidyl-prolyl cis-trans isomerase, with protein MKLAPLALSLSSALTLLVTGCQSEPDSSGAPAAPSAASGSTSGQSPFGSTASVDASGWVTTSSGLRYQVLASGPGTGQSPGTLDMVTVHYKGTLTNGTVFDSSLDRGQPASFGVGQVIPGWTEALQLMKPGDKWLLYIPSQLAYGNRAVGGKIPANSDLIFQVELLKVN; from the coding sequence ATGAAACTCGCACCTCTTGCTCTCTCCCTTTCTTCCGCCTTGACCCTGCTCGTCACTGGGTGCCAGTCCGAACCTGACAGCAGCGGTGCCCCGGCGGCACCGAGCGCAGCCTCCGGCTCAACCTCCGGCCAAAGCCCCTTTGGCTCCACCGCCTCGGTCGATGCTTCGGGCTGGGTGACCACCTCCAGCGGGCTCCGCTACCAAGTGCTGGCCTCGGGCCCTGGGACGGGGCAGTCTCCCGGCACGTTGGACATGGTGACGGTGCACTACAAGGGCACGCTCACGAACGGCACGGTGTTCGACAGCTCACTGGATCGCGGCCAGCCCGCCAGCTTTGGCGTGGGCCAGGTGATCCCGGGCTGGACCGAGGCTCTGCAGCTCATGAAGCCGGGAGACAAGTGGCTGCTCTACATCCCCTCCCAACTGGCCTATGGCAACCGCGCCGTGGGTGGAAAGATCCCGGCGAACAGCGATTTGATCTTCCAGGTGGAGCTGCTCAAGGTTAATTGA
- a CDS encoding IS1634-like element ISVsp2 family transposase, which yields MFLRCTKRLKDGKEHLYWSIVESRRVSPRQVVQRHVLYLGELNGRQEASWRKTIELFGQDEGAPQQVALFAEEHAPKHVGVDEFPVVQLRLHAMRLERPRQWGACWLACQLWEQLLLADFWQERLPPSREGTRWDLVLQTLVLYRLIEPGSEWRLHRHWFDQTAIADLLDADFALAEIHRLYECHDKILAHKRSLFDHLTQRWRDLFGVRYEVLLYDLTSTYFECAPPDNPTGLRRFGYSRDKRSDCVQVVIALIVTPEGFPLAYEVLPGNTADKTTLKAFLAKIEDQYGQADRIWVMDRGIPTEETLEQMRQSTPPVSYLVGTPKGRLSKLEESLAQQPWQQARPQVRVKLLPHEGETYVLAQSEDRVAKERSMRRRRLRKYLDALQGLRQRKRPLTRDAMHEALGAAKKEAGRDARFVKVSVQLQPAKEEGKAKAKAKAKAKGKSKQLATLSWQLDRKTLREAWRREGRYLLRTNLTATDPARLWEYYLQLVEVEQAFKELKHDLGIRPVHHQHDHRIEAHIFVSFLAYCLQVTLKARLKLTASGLTPRSVLEKFATVQMLDVHLPTTDGREVVMSRYTQPSKEMQLLLDQLKMTLPEQAPPKITG from the coding sequence ATGTTCCTGCGTTGCACCAAACGGCTCAAGGATGGCAAAGAACACCTTTACTGGAGCATCGTCGAAAGCAGGCGTGTCAGCCCGCGTCAGGTGGTCCAGAGGCATGTGCTTTATCTGGGCGAACTCAACGGCCGCCAGGAGGCTTCCTGGCGCAAGACCATCGAACTCTTCGGCCAGGATGAAGGGGCCCCTCAGCAGGTGGCTCTCTTTGCCGAGGAACATGCCCCCAAGCATGTCGGCGTCGATGAGTTCCCCGTGGTGCAACTGCGCCTTCATGCCATGCGCCTGGAACGTCCCCGCCAGTGGGGAGCCTGCTGGCTGGCCTGCCAGCTGTGGGAGCAGTTGCTCCTGGCGGACTTCTGGCAGGAGCGTCTGCCGCCCAGCCGAGAAGGCACCCGCTGGGATCTGGTGCTCCAGACCCTCGTGCTCTACCGGCTCATCGAACCGGGCAGTGAATGGCGGCTGCACCGCCATTGGTTTGACCAGACGGCCATCGCCGACCTGCTGGACGCAGACTTTGCCCTGGCTGAGATCCACCGTCTCTACGAGTGCCATGACAAGATCCTGGCTCACAAACGGTCCTTGTTTGATCATCTGACTCAACGCTGGCGCGACCTCTTTGGCGTCCGGTACGAGGTGCTGCTCTACGACCTCACCAGCACTTATTTTGAGTGCGCCCCCCCTGACAACCCCACGGGCCTGCGCCGCTTTGGCTACAGCCGTGACAAGCGCAGCGACTGTGTGCAGGTGGTCATTGCCCTCATTGTCACCCCCGAGGGCTTTCCCCTGGCCTATGAAGTGCTGCCGGGTAACACGGCGGACAAGACCACGCTCAAAGCCTTCCTGGCAAAGATCGAAGACCAGTACGGCCAGGCCGATCGCATCTGGGTCATGGACCGGGGCATCCCCACCGAAGAGACCCTTGAGCAGATGCGTCAGAGCACGCCACCGGTGAGCTATCTGGTGGGGACTCCCAAAGGACGCTTGAGCAAGCTGGAGGAGTCCCTGGCCCAGCAGCCCTGGCAGCAAGCCCGACCCCAGGTGCGCGTCAAACTGCTGCCTCATGAAGGGGAGACTTATGTGCTGGCCCAGAGTGAGGACCGCGTGGCCAAAGAACGCTCCATGCGCCGCCGCCGGTTGCGCAAGTACCTTGATGCCCTCCAAGGGTTGCGCCAGCGCAAGCGTCCCCTCACGCGCGACGCCATGCATGAAGCGTTGGGAGCCGCCAAAAAAGAAGCGGGACGCGATGCTCGCTTTGTCAAAGTCAGCGTACAGTTGCAGCCCGCCAAAGAAGAGGGCAAAGCCAAAGCCAAAGCCAAAGCCAAAGCCAAAGGCAAGAGCAAGCAACTGGCGACTTTGAGCTGGCAGCTGGACCGCAAAACATTGCGCGAAGCGTGGCGGCGGGAGGGAAGGTATCTGCTGCGCACCAATCTGACGGCCACCGATCCTGCGCGACTCTGGGAGTATTACCTGCAACTGGTGGAAGTGGAGCAGGCGTTCAAAGAGCTGAAGCATGACTTGGGGATCCGTCCGGTGCATCACCAGCACGATCATCGCATCGAGGCGCACATCTTCGTGTCATTCCTGGCGTACTGCCTGCAGGTGACGCTCAAGGCGCGCTTGAAGCTGACGGCCAGCGGGCTGACACCGCGCAGTGTGCTGGAGAAGTTTGCGACGGTGCAGATGCTTGATGTGCATCTGCCCACGACCGATGGGCGGGAGGTGGTGATGAGCCGCTACACGCAGCCCTCCAAAGAGATGCAGCTGTTGCTCGACCAGCTCAAGATGACGCTGCCTGAGCAGGCTCCGCCTAAAATCACTGGTTGA